Proteins from a genomic interval of Effusibacillus pohliae DSM 22757:
- a CDS encoding S-layer homology domain-containing protein has protein sequence MKKTLMALSVVSTLSFGTLPAFAQGNGNISIVGNNQAQQTITINNTTNVTNETVELDDVRGHWAEKFIKDLVKKGVVKGKGNRHFDPNGKVTRAEFATMVTKYFHLQTTSTTQDFEDVAPTDWEFKYVEAAKEYFDAFRALDGGLLFKPNEGARREDVTVTLVKILLKLNPDMKQLNAAEADQLLQEKFPKDWQQIAPVLRPYVATAVKYELIHGYGDGSFKPERVLTRAEAAVLLDKLQDNGIVIVGDQTGTSTSGNTSGNTSGNTSGNTSGNTSGNTSGNTSGNTVSGQASGQQ, from the coding sequence ATGAAAAAAACCTTGATGGCTCTTTCAGTGGTCTCCACACTCTCGTTCGGCACGCTCCCGGCGTTTGCACAGGGGAATGGCAACATTTCGATCGTCGGGAATAACCAAGCGCAGCAAACGATCACCATCAACAACACCACGAACGTGACGAACGAAACGGTTGAATTGGATGATGTCCGCGGCCACTGGGCGGAAAAATTCATTAAGGATCTCGTGAAAAAAGGGGTTGTGAAAGGCAAAGGAAATCGCCACTTTGACCCGAACGGTAAAGTGACACGGGCTGAATTCGCGACGATGGTCACTAAATACTTCCATTTGCAAACCACATCCACCACGCAGGACTTTGAAGACGTGGCTCCCACGGACTGGGAATTCAAGTATGTGGAAGCGGCGAAAGAGTACTTCGATGCGTTCCGGGCGCTGGATGGCGGTTTGCTCTTTAAACCGAACGAAGGTGCCCGTCGGGAGGACGTGACCGTCACGCTGGTGAAAATCCTGCTCAAGCTCAACCCGGATATGAAGCAGCTGAATGCCGCTGAAGCCGATCAGCTCCTGCAAGAAAAATTCCCGAAAGATTGGCAGCAAATCGCGCCCGTGCTGCGTCCGTATGTGGCGACGGCCGTCAAATATGAATTGATTCACGGGTACGGAGACGGATCGTTCAAGCCGGAACGGGTTCTCACTCGCGCCGAGGCTGCCGTACTGCTTGATAAATTGCAGGATAACGGCATTGTGATCGTGGGAGACCAAACCGGAACCAGCACTTCCGGCAACACTTCCGGCAACACTTCCGGCAACACTTCCGGCAACACTTCCGGCAACACTTCCGGCAACACTTCCGGCAACACTTCCGGCAACACCGTTTCCGGGCAGGCGAGCGGACAACAATAA
- a CDS encoding stalk domain-containing protein, which translates to MRKPIVWLAGGMVLGSLITAPVAAGAESLQVVISQVKLMINGVDKTPAGGTFSNGVAQVPIAFNYEGTTYVPVKYVSEALGYPVEWDGPNRTIWVGTKPGAGLSQAVRPEPDLPVTFTEVRSAVFDAGDSNLVQVSVAVRNDDTQSFSFFGYQPEFVSRDGGKYKGFVYVPQGYDSEVQPKTTGILQYYAMIPKGISVEDMTLNLTKADFSVFPAQFKTWASFSVGKPSTVTPKVYTSADSPVFDLMPYHVQLSQVTFWSYDYKAYAQVYKVHVTTTKDSGYNAYPNNTDLIFEVIDGNGTTVAQTRYAIGASANSSVPVLGDGDQYITFNNLIWSRYNNYNVTIRVYEAFNQGKRLIGTFSL; encoded by the coding sequence ATGCGAAAACCGATTGTCTGGTTGGCAGGCGGCATGGTGTTGGGTAGCCTGATCACCGCGCCTGTGGCGGCAGGTGCAGAATCGTTGCAGGTTGTGATCTCACAAGTCAAGTTGATGATCAACGGGGTGGACAAGACGCCCGCGGGCGGGACCTTTTCGAACGGAGTTGCGCAAGTTCCTATCGCTTTCAACTATGAGGGAACCACTTATGTGCCGGTGAAATACGTTTCCGAGGCATTGGGATACCCGGTGGAATGGGATGGACCGAATCGGACGATCTGGGTGGGAACCAAACCGGGCGCCGGATTGTCACAGGCGGTTCGTCCGGAACCTGATCTTCCCGTTACGTTTACCGAAGTTCGCTCCGCGGTGTTCGACGCGGGGGATTCCAATCTGGTTCAGGTATCTGTTGCGGTTCGCAATGACGATACTCAATCGTTCAGTTTCTTCGGGTATCAGCCGGAGTTTGTCAGCCGGGACGGCGGCAAATATAAAGGATTCGTATATGTTCCGCAGGGATACGACTCCGAGGTACAGCCGAAAACGACCGGAATACTGCAGTATTACGCGATGATCCCGAAAGGCATCTCGGTAGAAGATATGACATTAAATCTGACAAAGGCCGATTTTTCCGTGTTTCCGGCACAGTTTAAAACATGGGCGTCGTTTTCCGTGGGAAAGCCATCGACCGTTACACCCAAAGTGTATACTTCGGCGGACTCGCCTGTTTTCGATCTGATGCCTTATCACGTTCAGTTGAGTCAGGTAACATTCTGGAGCTATGACTACAAAGCCTATGCGCAGGTTTACAAAGTCCATGTGACCACGACAAAAGATTCGGGCTACAATGCATATCCAAATAATACTGACCTGATTTTTGAGGTTATTGACGGCAACGGGACAACGGTAGCTCAAACGAGGTATGCGATCGGAGCGAGCGCAAATTCGTCCGTGCCGGTGCTCGGGGATGGAGACCAATACATCACTTTCAATAATCTGATTTGGTCCCGTTACAACAATTACAATGTGACTATTCGCGTCTATGAGGCGTTCAACCAGGGCAAACGGTTGATCGGAACATTCTCTCTATAA